Proteins encoded together in one Microcebus murinus isolate Inina chromosome 16, M.murinus_Inina_mat1.0, whole genome shotgun sequence window:
- the LOC142861183 gene encoding uncharacterized protein LOC142861183 translates to MKAKHEGTHIGEKHYKCNKFRKSFSKKSNLTQNQRLHTGEKPKEYNENVKALGKSYHTQDEWTRVGGKIYDCKRCGKSFHEKSCLAQHQRTHTTGKPSKCNDSERALKKESHLTLGQRINTKEKNCKGSKCEKSFFEKSKCAQHQRTHLENKPGECNESGSALSRKSHLTPNQRAHKREKTYDCNKCEESFHKKTDLMQHQSTHTGKKRYECNECEKSFFVKSNLTEHQRTHTGEKPYECKECGKSFCQKSALTVHQRTHTGEKPYECSECGKTFCVKSNLTQHQRTHTGEKPYKCTECSRSFCVKSNLVVHQRTHTGEKPYKCPECEKTFYEKSALTKHERIHTGEKPYECNECRKSFSQRSALTKHQRKTHKKKTPVSTLHVQKPVSSS, encoded by the coding sequence ATGAAGGCAAAACATGAAGGAACTCACATAGGGGAGAAAcactataaatgtaataaatttagGAAATCCTTTAGCAAGAAGTCAAACCTCACCCAAAATCAGAGACttcatacaggagaaaaacctAAAGAGtataatgaaaatgtgaaagcCTTGGGGAAGTCATACCACACTCAAGATGAATGGACTCGTGTGGGAGGGAAAATCTACGACTGTAAAAGGTGTGGAAAATCCTTTCATGAAAAATCATGCCTTGCTCAACATCAGAGAACTCACACAACAGGAAAACCCAGCAAGTGTAATGACAGTGAAAGAGCCTTAAAGAAGGAATCACACCTCACTCTTGGTCAGAGAAttaacacaaaagagaaaaactgtaAAGGTAGTAaatgtgagaaatctttctttgAGAAGTcaaaatgtgctcaacatcagAGAACACACTTGGAGAACAAACCTGGTGAGTGTAATGAAAGTGGGAGTGCCTTAAGTAGGAAGTCACACCTCACTCCAAATCAGAGAGctcacaaaagagagaaaacctaTGACTGTAATAAATGCGAGGAAAGTTTCCATAAAAAAACAGATCTTATGCAGCATCAGAGCACACATACAGGGAAAAAACGCTATGAGtgtaatgaatgtgaaaaatccTTCTTTGTGAAGTCCAACCTCACTGAACATCAGAGAACCCACacaggagaaaaaccatatgaatGCAAGGAATGCGGAAAGTCCTTCTGCCAGAAATCAGCACTCACAGTACATCAGAgaactcacacaggagagaagccatatgaatgtagtgaatgtgggaaaacGTTCTGTGTGAAGTCAAACCTTACTCAGCATCAAAGGACCCACAcgggagagaaaccctataaatgcaCTGAGTGCTCGAGATCTTTCTGTGTGAAATCCAATCTCGTCGTGCATCAGAGAACTCAcacaggagaaaaaccctacaaatgtccCGAGTGTGAGAAAACCTTCTATGAAAAGTCAGCCCTCACAAAACATGAGCGAATTCACACAGGGGAAAAGCCCTATGAATGTAACGAATGTAGAAAATCCTTCAGCCAGAGGTCAGCCCTCACCAAACATCAAAGGAAAACACACAAGAAGAAAACTCCTGTCAGTACCCTCCATGTGCAGAAACCTGTGTCTTCGAGCTAA